A single window of Modestobacter italicus DNA harbors:
- a CDS encoding STAS domain-containing protein gives MTAGPRLFSILRQGAFLIASIHTALDDSQLLRFQEDLITMIGRDRARGVVIDVAALDVLDSFATSTLRDIGDMARLRGAATVVVGIQPDVAIAMVRLGLRTGVLETALDLEEGLALLGDRVAGSPAGRR, from the coding sequence ATGACCGCAGGGCCCCGGCTCTTCTCCATCCTCCGGCAGGGTGCCTTCCTCATCGCCTCGATCCACACGGCTCTCGACGACTCCCAGCTGCTCCGGTTCCAGGAGGACCTGATCACCATGATCGGGCGGGACCGGGCCCGCGGGGTGGTCATCGACGTCGCAGCCCTCGACGTGCTCGACTCCTTCGCCACCAGCACGCTGCGCGACATCGGTGACATGGCGCGGTTGCGGGGGGCGGCGACGGTCGTCGTCGGCATCCAGCCGGACGTCGCCATCGCCATGGTCCGGCTGGGGCTGCGCACCGGGGTGCTGGAGACCGCCCTCGACCTGGAGGAGGGCCTGGCCCTGCTCGGCGACCGGGTGGCCGGGTCCCCGGCCGGGCGACGGTGA
- a CDS encoding EAL domain-containing protein, with amino-acid sequence MKRRRSDADQQVAELLRTAKESLQLSVAFLSRLDGTTQHLEVVESSVPFLFQEGNQQRQETSFCQAILDGDLPAVIPDVRQHPKAMALPAARLPRIRSYVSVPVVLSDGELYGTFCAAGLTTDKGLTKRDKSLMTVLASAAAVIIEPGVREQERRRELLGRLEPVLAGGGPLVVLQPIVDLATGVRVGSEALSRFPAAWGKAPDVCFAEAHSVGLGHELELVALDRAAEHLTAVEGYVAMNISPATLLLPEFAALMERLPLERVLLELSEHDQVEDYDALAAALAPFRARGMRLAIDDVGAGFSSLRHIVVTAPDVLKMDRSIVSGVDTDPVLTRLVGSLVEFGHGGGATVVAEGVETAAEAVVLRDLGVDLGQGWFFGRPAPVDPPVAAAPAIPVARTPADEVPGFMARRELAV; translated from the coding sequence GTGAAGAGACGACGTTCGGACGCCGACCAGCAGGTCGCCGAGCTGCTGCGGACGGCGAAGGAGTCGCTGCAGCTGTCGGTGGCGTTCCTGAGCCGGCTGGACGGCACGACGCAGCACCTGGAGGTCGTCGAGTCCTCCGTGCCGTTCCTGTTCCAGGAGGGCAACCAGCAGCGCCAGGAGACCTCCTTCTGCCAGGCCATCCTGGACGGCGACCTGCCCGCGGTGATCCCCGACGTCCGGCAGCACCCGAAGGCGATGGCGCTGCCCGCCGCCCGGCTGCCGAGGATCCGCAGCTACGTGTCGGTCCCCGTCGTGCTCAGCGACGGCGAGCTCTACGGCACCTTCTGCGCCGCCGGGCTCACCACGGACAAGGGGCTCACCAAGCGGGACAAGTCGCTGATGACCGTGCTGGCGTCCGCCGCCGCGGTGATCATCGAACCCGGCGTGCGCGAGCAGGAGCGCCGTCGGGAGCTGCTGGGCCGCCTCGAACCGGTCCTCGCCGGGGGCGGCCCGCTCGTCGTCCTGCAGCCCATCGTCGACCTGGCGACCGGGGTCCGCGTCGGGTCCGAGGCGCTGAGCCGGTTCCCGGCGGCGTGGGGCAAGGCGCCGGACGTCTGCTTCGCCGAGGCGCACAGCGTGGGCCTCGGGCACGAGCTCGAGCTGGTCGCGCTGGACCGGGCGGCCGAGCACCTGACCGCGGTCGAGGGCTACGTGGCCATGAACATCTCACCGGCCACGCTGCTGCTGCCCGAGTTCGCCGCGCTGATGGAGCGGCTGCCGCTGGAGCGGGTGCTGCTCGAGCTGTCCGAGCACGACCAGGTGGAGGACTACGACGCCCTGGCCGCGGCGCTGGCCCCGTTCCGCGCCCGCGGGATGCGGCTGGCCATCGACGACGTCGGCGCCGGGTTCTCCTCGCTGCGGCACATCGTGGTGACCGCGCCGGACGTGCTGAAGATGGACCGCAGCATCGTCTCCGGGGTCGACACCGACCCGGTGCTGACCAGGCTGGTCGGCTCCCTCGTCGAGTTCGGCCACGGCGGCGGGGCGACCGTGGTCGCGGAGGGCGTCGAGACCGCGGCCGAGGCGGTGGTCCTCCGGGACCTGGGCGTCGACCTCGGGCAGGGCTGGTTCTTCGGCCGGCCGGCTCCGGTCGACCCGCCGGTCGCCGCGGCGCCGGCCATCCCGGTGGCCCGGACGCCGGCGGACGAGGTGCCGGGGTTCATGGCCAGGCGCGAGCTCGCTGTGTGA
- a CDS encoding FAD-dependent oxidoreductase — protein MSRSLVIIGGSDAGISAGLRARELDPTAEVTVVVADAYPNYSICGIPYYVSGEVAPWQSLAHRTYADLEAAGLTLRVNTRATAIDVAGQRVAVTDPDGTEELLAYDELVVGTGAHPAVPAIAGVGGPDGLGPAEGVHLLHTIDDTHALMASLTGRSVGSALIVGAGYIGVEMSEALVARGVATTIAQRPAEVLATVDAELGSLVRAEMEAHGVEVLTGTSVTALARTADGQIAATGGGLSRSFDVVVIVAGVRPDVALLVGAGATTGAGGAVVVDETMATGLPHVWAAGDCVITHHRLMGLTYLPLGTTAHKQGRVAGANAVGGHARFAGSVGTQVVKVFDLVAARTGLLEHEAVAAGFRPVTTQTSPNDHKAYYPGAQPITIRVTADADTGRLLGAQLVGRLGSEIAKRADVFATALFHAMTVEGIADLDLAYTPPLGSPWDAVQMAAQAWSREHRPPSIDALPSVPSRTDPLIKEKTP, from the coding sequence ATGAGTCGGAGCCTGGTCATCATCGGCGGCAGCGACGCCGGCATCTCCGCCGGTCTGCGCGCCCGCGAGCTCGACCCGACCGCTGAGGTCACCGTCGTGGTGGCTGACGCCTACCCCAACTACTCGATCTGCGGCATCCCGTACTACGTCTCCGGCGAAGTGGCGCCCTGGCAGTCGCTCGCCCATCGCACCTACGCCGACCTCGAGGCGGCCGGGCTGACCCTGCGGGTCAACACCCGGGCCACGGCGATCGACGTCGCAGGCCAGCGGGTGGCGGTGACCGATCCTGATGGCACCGAGGAGCTGTTGGCCTACGACGAGCTGGTCGTGGGCACCGGAGCGCACCCAGCGGTCCCGGCCATCGCCGGCGTCGGTGGTCCCGACGGTCTCGGCCCGGCCGAGGGCGTGCACCTGCTGCACACCATCGACGACACCCACGCCCTGATGGCCAGCCTGACTGGCCGCTCCGTCGGTTCGGCGCTGATCGTGGGTGCCGGCTACATCGGGGTGGAGATGTCCGAGGCGCTGGTGGCCCGCGGTGTCGCCACCACCATCGCCCAGCGCCCGGCAGAGGTCCTGGCCACTGTGGATGCCGAGCTCGGCTCCCTGGTCCGGGCTGAGATGGAGGCACACGGCGTCGAGGTGCTCACCGGCACGTCCGTCACCGCCCTGGCCCGCACCGCAGACGGCCAGATCGCGGCAACCGGTGGCGGACTGAGCCGGTCCTTCGACGTGGTCGTCATCGTCGCCGGGGTCCGCCCCGACGTGGCGCTGCTGGTCGGGGCAGGGGCGACCACCGGCGCCGGCGGGGCGGTCGTCGTCGACGAGACGATGGCGACCGGACTGCCCCACGTGTGGGCCGCGGGGGACTGCGTCATCACCCACCACCGGCTGATGGGCCTCACCTACCTGCCGCTGGGCACCACCGCGCACAAGCAGGGGCGGGTCGCCGGCGCCAACGCCGTCGGCGGGCACGCCCGCTTCGCCGGCAGTGTGGGCACCCAGGTGGTCAAGGTCTTCGACCTCGTCGCGGCCCGCACCGGCCTGCTCGAGCACGAGGCGGTCGCCGCCGGGTTCCGGCCGGTCACCACCCAGACCAGCCCCAACGACCACAAGGCGTACTACCCCGGCGCCCAGCCGATCACGATCCGGGTCACCGCCGACGCCGACACCGGCCGCCTGCTCGGAGCGCAACTGGTCGGCCGGCTGGGCAGCGAGATCGCCAAGCGGGCCGACGTCTTCGCCACGGCGCTGTTCCATGCCATGACCGTCGAGGGCATCGCCGACCTCGACCTGGCCTACACCCCACCGCTGGGTTCACCCTGGGACGCGGTCCAGATGGCCGCCCAGGCCTGGAGCCGCGAACACCGACCGCCCAGCATCGACGCCCTACCGTCGGTTCCCAGCCGAACCGACCCCCTGATCAAGGAGAAGACCCCGTGA
- a CDS encoding phosphatase RsbU N-terminal domain-containing protein produces the protein MTDEGVRRNYRAAFLRYLARHEEGALHAAYEIGRAGLEAGLGLLQLVQVHHDVLIEVLQDTPADEVPAVAAAASDFLLEVLSSYDMVQRGFRTDG, from the coding sequence GTGACCGACGAGGGGGTCCGGCGCAACTACCGGGCCGCGTTCCTGCGCTACCTGGCCCGGCACGAGGAGGGGGCCCTGCACGCCGCGTACGAGATCGGGCGGGCCGGGCTGGAGGCCGGGCTGGGCCTGCTGCAGCTGGTGCAGGTGCACCACGACGTTCTGATCGAGGTCCTGCAGGACACCCCGGCCGACGAGGTGCCCGCGGTGGCCGCTGCGGCCTCGGACTTCCTGCTCGAGGTGCTGTCCAGCTACGACATGGTGCAGCGGGGATTCCGCACCGACGGCTGA
- a CDS encoding low molecular weight phosphatase family protein, which translates to MTQTERTAGFPGLLDPDLVLRRHVEDLSARFTGMVSPETVERMVFESYTALGRTAKVKAHLPVLTCRFATERLTALAQAKGALVKEAPEVLFICVQNAGRSQMAAAMVEHFSEGRVHVRSAGSMPADEVDPVVLEVLAARGMKVTDAFPKPLTDDVVQAADVVITMGCGDACPVYPGKRYLDWSVTDPAGQDPAAVDAIASDIETRVRGLLSELGA; encoded by the coding sequence ATGACCCAGACCGAGCGCACCGCTGGCTTCCCGGGGCTGCTGGACCCCGATCTGGTGCTCCGGCGCCACGTCGAGGACCTGTCGGCCCGATTCACCGGGATGGTGAGCCCGGAGACCGTCGAGCGGATGGTCTTCGAGTCCTACACGGCACTCGGTCGTACCGCCAAGGTCAAGGCCCACCTGCCCGTGCTGACCTGCCGGTTCGCCACCGAGCGGCTCACCGCCCTGGCGCAGGCCAAGGGAGCGCTGGTCAAGGAAGCCCCCGAGGTGCTGTTCATCTGCGTGCAGAACGCCGGGCGCTCTCAGATGGCCGCGGCCATGGTCGAGCACTTCTCTGAGGGGCGCGTCCACGTGCGCTCCGCCGGGTCCATGCCCGCCGACGAGGTCGACCCGGTCGTCCTCGAGGTGCTGGCCGCCCGCGGCATGAAGGTGACGGACGCCTTCCCCAAGCCATTGACCGACGACGTCGTCCAGGCTGCCGACGTGGTCATAACGATGGGCTGCGGCGACGCCTGCCCGGTCTACCCCGGTAAGCGGTACCTGGACTGGAGCGTCACCGACCCCGCCGGCCAGGACCCCGCTGCCGTCGACGCGATCGCCTCGGACATCGAGACCCGTGTGCGGGGGCTCCTCTCCGAGCTCGGCGCATGA
- a CDS encoding STAS domain-containing protein: MSTEDDRIAGGQVGGASPDEESLLPQLVAHLREHRNRLRQEWVARIHQAHLLQAMTNQEVAAETTSVYDNYVEVLETGSVEALQHYARDLSERIIPRGVETDEVVGIVLLLRDVLARSLFEKYQRDLPLLNRVLDAYEPAANRIANTVAGSFVDERERVIRQQQDSIRELSTPVLRVRERLLILPIIGVLDRERARQLTEQLLTGIRAHRAKVVVIDITGVPDVDEAVANHLVQTVDASRLMGASVIITGLSPEIAQTLVMIGVDLSRMDTIGDLQGGLEEAERLLGYIVTRDSEAAGP; the protein is encoded by the coding sequence ATGAGCACCGAGGACGACCGGATCGCCGGCGGGCAGGTCGGGGGTGCGTCACCGGACGAGGAGAGCCTCCTGCCCCAGCTCGTCGCGCACCTGCGCGAGCACCGGAACCGGCTGCGCCAGGAGTGGGTCGCCCGGATCCACCAGGCGCACCTGCTCCAGGCCATGACCAACCAGGAGGTGGCCGCGGAGACGACCTCGGTCTACGACAACTACGTCGAGGTGCTGGAGACCGGCAGCGTCGAGGCGCTCCAGCACTACGCGCGCGACCTGTCCGAGCGGATCATCCCCCGGGGGGTCGAGACCGACGAGGTCGTCGGCATCGTGCTGCTGCTGCGCGACGTGCTCGCCCGGTCGCTGTTCGAGAAGTACCAACGGGACCTGCCGCTGCTCAACCGGGTGCTCGACGCCTACGAGCCGGCCGCCAACCGGATCGCCAACACCGTCGCGGGCAGCTTCGTCGACGAGCGGGAACGGGTCATCCGGCAGCAGCAGGACTCCATCCGGGAGCTGTCGACGCCGGTGCTCCGGGTGCGCGAGCGGCTGCTGATCCTGCCGATCATCGGGGTGCTCGACCGGGAGCGGGCCCGGCAGCTGACCGAGCAGCTGCTCACCGGGATCCGGGCGCACCGGGCGAAGGTGGTGGTCATCGACATCACCGGGGTGCCCGACGTCGACGAGGCCGTGGCCAACCACCTGGTGCAGACGGTCGACGCGTCCCGGCTCATGGGGGCCAGCGTGATCATCACCGGGCTCTCGCCGGAGATCGCCCAGACGCTGGTCATGATCGGCGTGGACCTGAGCAGGATGGACACCATCGGCGACCTGCAGGGAGGTCTCGAGGAGGCGGAGCGGCTGCTGGGCTACATCGTCACCCGGGACAGCGAGGCGGCCGGGCCATGA
- a CDS encoding glutamine synthetase III, protein MSGNAVRLQAIKDVEAYVPPAVSFTAGETPGEVFGANVFSKAVMQKRLPKSVYRSVIATIDHAAPLDPLVADAVASAMKDWAMEKGATHYAHVFYPLTGLTAEKHDSFLEPAGDGSALAEFAGKTLTQGEPDASSFPSGGLRNTFEARGYTGWDVTSPAYVLESPNGNTLCIPTVFVSMNGDALDHKTPLLRSQQSMARHAERVLRLFGHATPDAVVSYCGAEQEYFLVDRHFFLGRPDLLNAGRTLFGAKPPKGQEFDDHYFGAIPERVLGYMLDTERELFKLGIPAKTRHNEVAPGQFEIAPMFERANVAADHQQLLMTTFKRIAQKHGMECLFHEKPFEGINGSGKHVNFSLGNATEGNLLLPGDTPHENAQFLVFCAAVIRAVHRYGGLLRASVASASNDHRLGANEAPPAIISIFLGDQLADVFDQVAKGGATSSKEKGTLMIGVDTLPVLPTDPGDRNRTSPFAFTGNRFEFRAPGSMQSVAGPMVTLNTIMAEALDHIATELETAVAAGTEFNAAVQKLLEEIITDHGAVVFNGDGYSEDWQVEAAARGLPDLRTTLDALPELISESAMELFSTYEVFSHREMHSRYEIGLEHYALSVGVEARLTLEIGTTSVLPAAVRHQTEVAQNLAALKAAGVDPDLSVLAEVSVPLAELRTALSALRTALAGDAGTSALEEARHAQDALLPAMAAVRAAADALEGVVADDLWPLPTYQEMLFVL, encoded by the coding sequence GTGAGCGGGAACGCCGTCCGTCTGCAGGCCATCAAGGACGTCGAGGCCTACGTCCCGCCGGCCGTCAGCTTCACCGCGGGGGAGACGCCCGGGGAGGTCTTCGGCGCGAACGTCTTCAGCAAGGCCGTGATGCAGAAGCGGTTGCCGAAGTCGGTCTACCGGTCCGTCATCGCGACCATCGACCACGCGGCACCGCTGGACCCGCTCGTCGCCGATGCGGTCGCCTCGGCGATGAAGGACTGGGCCATGGAGAAGGGCGCCACGCACTACGCCCACGTCTTCTACCCGCTGACCGGGCTGACCGCGGAGAAGCACGACAGCTTCCTGGAGCCGGCCGGCGACGGGTCGGCGCTGGCCGAGTTCGCCGGCAAGACCCTCACCCAGGGCGAGCCGGACGCGTCCAGCTTCCCGAGCGGGGGGTTGCGCAACACCTTCGAGGCGCGCGGCTACACCGGCTGGGACGTCACCAGCCCGGCGTACGTGCTGGAGAGCCCGAACGGAAACACCCTGTGCATCCCCACCGTCTTCGTCTCGATGAACGGTGACGCGCTGGACCACAAGACGCCGCTGCTGCGCTCCCAGCAGTCGATGGCCCGGCACGCCGAGCGGGTGCTGCGGCTGTTCGGGCACGCCACCCCCGACGCGGTCGTCTCCTACTGCGGCGCCGAGCAGGAGTACTTCCTGGTCGACCGGCACTTCTTCCTCGGCCGGCCGGACCTGCTCAACGCCGGCCGGACGCTGTTCGGCGCGAAGCCGCCCAAGGGCCAGGAGTTCGACGACCACTACTTCGGGGCCATCCCCGAGCGCGTGCTGGGCTACATGCTCGACACCGAGCGGGAGCTGTTCAAGCTCGGCATCCCCGCCAAGACCCGGCACAACGAGGTCGCGCCGGGTCAGTTCGAGATCGCCCCGATGTTCGAGCGCGCCAACGTGGCCGCCGACCACCAGCAGCTGCTGATGACGACGTTCAAGCGGATCGCCCAGAAGCACGGCATGGAGTGCCTTTTCCACGAGAAGCCGTTCGAGGGCATCAACGGGTCGGGCAAGCACGTCAACTTCTCCCTCGGCAACGCCACCGAGGGCAACCTGCTGCTCCCGGGCGACACCCCGCACGAGAACGCCCAGTTCCTGGTGTTCTGCGCGGCGGTCATCCGTGCGGTGCACAGGTACGGCGGGCTGCTGCGGGCCTCGGTCGCCTCGGCCAGCAACGACCACCGGCTCGGCGCCAACGAGGCGCCTCCGGCGATCATCTCGATCTTCCTGGGTGACCAGCTGGCCGACGTCTTCGACCAGGTCGCCAAGGGCGGGGCGACGTCGTCGAAGGAGAAGGGGACGCTGATGATCGGCGTCGACACCCTCCCCGTGCTGCCGACCGACCCCGGTGACCGCAACCGGACCAGCCCGTTCGCGTTCACCGGCAACCGGTTCGAGTTCCGCGCGCCCGGGTCCATGCAGTCGGTGGCCGGGCCGATGGTCACGCTCAACACGATCATGGCCGAGGCGCTGGACCACATCGCCACGGAGCTGGAGACGGCGGTGGCGGCGGGCACGGAGTTCAACGCCGCGGTGCAGAAGCTGCTCGAGGAGATCATCACCGACCACGGCGCCGTCGTGTTCAACGGGGACGGCTACTCCGAGGACTGGCAGGTCGAGGCCGCCGCCCGCGGGCTGCCTGACCTGCGTACCACCTTGGACGCGCTGCCCGAGCTGATCAGCGAGTCGGCGATGGAGCTGTTCAGCACCTACGAGGTGTTCAGCCACCGGGAGATGCACAGCCGCTACGAGATCGGCCTGGAGCACTACGCGCTGAGCGTCGGCGTGGAGGCCCGGCTGACCCTCGAGATCGGGACGACGTCGGTGCTGCCGGCGGCGGTGCGGCACCAGACCGAGGTGGCGCAGAACCTCGCTGCGCTCAAGGCGGCCGGGGTGGACCCGGACCTGTCGGTGCTGGCCGAGGTCAGCGTGCCGCTGGCGGAGCTGCGCACCGCGCTGTCCGCGCTGCGCACCGCCCTGGCCGGGGACGCCGGGACGTCGGCGCTGGAGGAGGCGAGGCACGCCCAGGACGCGCTGCTCCCGGCGATGGCCGCGGTCCGGGCAGCCGCGGACGCGCTCGAGGGCGTCGTCGCCGACGACCTGTGGCCGCTGCCCACCTACCAGGAGATGCTCTTCGTCCTGTGA
- a CDS encoding ArsR/SmtB family transcription factor, with translation MSTESLAYPSSVDGACCAPLVRQALTADEATDLARTLKAIADPARLRLLSLVAAHENGEACVCDLTEPLGLSQPTVSHHLKVLVDAGLLSRDKRGVWAYFALVPGALDSLAAVLSTAGGATGSSATLSSSC, from the coding sequence GTGAGCACCGAGTCGTTGGCCTATCCGTCGTCGGTGGACGGCGCCTGCTGCGCCCCGCTCGTCCGCCAGGCCCTCACCGCGGACGAGGCGACCGACCTCGCTCGCACGCTGAAGGCGATCGCGGACCCAGCTCGGCTCAGGCTCCTCTCGCTGGTCGCAGCCCACGAGAACGGCGAAGCGTGCGTCTGCGATCTCACCGAACCACTCGGCCTCTCCCAGCCGACGGTGTCCCACCACCTCAAGGTGCTCGTCGACGCGGGGCTGTTGAGTCGTGACAAGCGGGGCGTCTGGGCGTACTTCGCTCTCGTACCCGGGGCGCTCGACTCATTGGCGGCCGTGCTCAGCACCGCCGGCGGTGCGACGGGGAGCAGCGCGACGTTGTCGTCCTCATGCTGA
- a CDS encoding low molecular weight phosphatase family protein: MTGTPSVLFVCVHNAGKSQMAAGLMRDLVGNAVDVHSAGTAPSDAVNEQSAQSLAELGINISGERPKQITEQLVRAVDVVVVLGLEAEVDPVEGTRFQTWDTDEPSARGIQGMDRMRLVRDDIATRVKVLADELVGDSGTPDKETGTPSRR, from the coding sequence GTGACGGGCACGCCCAGCGTCCTGTTCGTCTGCGTGCACAACGCCGGCAAGTCCCAGATGGCCGCCGGGCTGATGCGTGATCTGGTCGGGAACGCCGTCGACGTCCACTCCGCCGGCACCGCACCCAGCGACGCGGTCAACGAGCAGTCCGCCCAGTCCCTCGCCGAGCTCGGCATCAACATCTCCGGCGAGCGGCCCAAGCAGATCACCGAGCAGCTGGTGCGTGCGGTGGACGTCGTCGTGGTCCTCGGCTTGGAGGCCGAGGTGGACCCGGTCGAGGGCACCCGCTTCCAGACCTGGGACACCGACGAACCGTCAGCGCGTGGCATCCAGGGCATGGACCGGATGCGGCTGGTCCGCGACGACATCGCCACACGGGTGAAGGTGCTGGCCGACGAGCTCGTCGGCGACTCAGGCACGCCGGATAAAGAGACTGGGACGCCCAGCCGCCGCTAG
- the arsB gene encoding ACR3 family arsenite efflux transporter, protein MSDTVAESPRSNTDLDTPVLARLSTLDRFLPVWIVAAMAAGLLLGRLVPGLDDALDAVKIGDVSLPIAVGLLLMMYPVLAKVRYSELDRVTGDRKLLIASLVLNWLVGPALMFALAWLLLPDQAEYRTGLIIVGLARCIAMVLIWNDLSCGDREAAAVLVAINSVFQILAFAALGWFYLQVLPGWLGLSTTSAEFSVWAIVLSVLVFLGIPLLAGFLTRTIGERTKGRDWYEGSFLPKIGPVALYGLLFTIVMLFALQGDAITSQPWDVVRIALPLLAYFALMFGGSFLLGMRLRLGYAKTATLAFTAAGNNFELAIAVAIGTFGVTSGQALAGVVGPLIEVPVLVALVYVSLWAARRWFPGDPTVPARIDKGASR, encoded by the coding sequence ATGAGCGACACCGTCGCCGAGAGCCCCCGATCGAACACGGACCTGGACACCCCGGTCCTTGCTCGGCTGTCCACGCTGGACCGGTTCCTGCCGGTCTGGATCGTCGCCGCCATGGCCGCCGGACTGCTGCTGGGCCGGCTCGTCCCCGGCCTGGACGACGCGCTGGACGCAGTCAAGATCGGCGACGTCAGCTTGCCGATCGCCGTCGGGCTGCTGCTGATGATGTACCCGGTGCTCGCGAAGGTCCGGTACTCCGAGCTGGACCGGGTGACCGGTGACCGGAAGCTGCTGATCGCCTCGCTGGTACTGAACTGGCTGGTCGGCCCGGCGCTGATGTTCGCCCTCGCCTGGCTGCTGCTGCCTGACCAGGCGGAGTACCGCACCGGCCTGATCATCGTCGGGCTCGCGCGCTGCATCGCCATGGTGCTCATCTGGAACGACCTGTCCTGCGGCGATCGGGAGGCGGCCGCTGTCCTGGTGGCGATCAACTCGGTCTTCCAGATCCTCGCCTTCGCCGCGCTCGGCTGGTTCTACCTGCAGGTGCTGCCCGGCTGGCTCGGGTTGTCGACGACCTCGGCGGAGTTCAGCGTCTGGGCCATCGTGCTGTCGGTGCTGGTGTTCCTGGGCATCCCGCTGCTCGCCGGCTTCCTCACCCGCACGATCGGGGAGCGCACCAAGGGCCGCGACTGGTACGAGGGCAGCTTCCTGCCGAAGATCGGCCCCGTCGCGCTGTACGGCCTGCTCTTCACCATCGTCATGCTCTTCGCGCTGCAGGGCGACGCGATCACCTCGCAGCCCTGGGACGTCGTCCGCATCGCGCTGCCGCTGCTGGCCTACTTCGCCCTGATGTTCGGCGGGTCGTTCCTGCTGGGCATGCGGCTGCGGCTGGGCTACGCCAAGACCGCGACCCTGGCGTTCACCGCCGCAGGCAACAACTTCGAGCTGGCCATCGCCGTCGCGATCGGCACCTTCGGGGTCACCTCGGGCCAGGCGCTGGCCGGCGTGGTGGGCCCGCTGATCGAGGTCCCGGTCCTCGTCGCGCTCGTCTACGTCTCGCTCTGGGCCGCCCGGCGCTGGTTCCCCGGTGACCCGACCGTTCCGGCCCGCATCGACAAGGGAGCATCACGATGA
- a CDS encoding arsenate reductase ArsC — translation MSDRPSVLFVCVHNAGRSQMAAGWLRHLAGDAVEVRSAGSIPGDQVNPAAVAAMAEVGIDISDQRPKVLTTDAVEASDVVITMGCGDACPIFPGKRYLDWALEDPAGKGVDSVRPIRDEIEGRIRGLLAELQAPGVSTTS, via the coding sequence GTGAGTGACCGCCCCAGCGTGCTGTTCGTCTGCGTGCACAACGCCGGCCGCTCCCAGATGGCCGCCGGCTGGCTCCGGCACCTGGCCGGCGACGCCGTCGAGGTCCGCTCCGCCGGCTCGATCCCCGGCGACCAGGTCAACCCGGCCGCGGTCGCGGCGATGGCCGAGGTCGGCATCGACATCTCCGACCAGCGGCCGAAGGTGCTCACCACCGACGCGGTCGAGGCCTCCGACGTCGTCATCACCATGGGCTGCGGCGACGCCTGCCCGATCTTCCCCGGCAAGCGGTACCTGGACTGGGCGCTCGAGGACCCGGCCGGCAAGGGCGTGGACTCCGTCCGCCCCATCCGCGACGAGATCGAGGGCCGCATCCGCGGGCTGCTCGCCGAGCTGCAGGCGCCCGGCGTCAGCACCACCTCGTGA
- a CDS encoding sigma-70 family RNA polymerase sigma factor: MPAPEPAGTSSERHGSLDVAALIPIVRRVVGARVPDRSTADDLVQETLARVLAAVPRIEPGMVEPYAIVTARNVVATMWRDQDRQRRNQHRVVDLHPPQLPDEDVLAQEDRTAMAEALTRLSERERATLLAHEVSGQDTHSLAAELGSTAGAVAAQLNRTRARLRVEYLLAADRVEPPTERCRPVLLALSSGDRRRQREVDAARHLLECELCARLSEPLMGRGRSRDDEIRVAVRVDADVVAARQAARELAARLGFPATDLTEIATAVSEIVRNIVRFADAGEVLVELLDSPRRGIRITARDSGPGIPDVQQALRDGYSTYRGLGLGLPGARRLMDEFAVASEAGRGTTVTMTKWREDV, translated from the coding sequence ATGCCGGCCCCCGAGCCCGCTGGCACCTCCTCGGAGCGCCACGGCTCCCTCGACGTCGCGGCGCTGATCCCGATCGTCCGGCGGGTCGTCGGCGCCCGGGTGCCGGACCGGTCGACCGCCGACGACCTGGTGCAGGAGACCCTGGCCCGGGTGCTCGCGGCCGTCCCGCGGATCGAGCCGGGCATGGTCGAGCCGTACGCGATCGTCACCGCCCGGAACGTGGTCGCCACCATGTGGCGCGACCAGGACCGGCAGCGGCGGAACCAGCACCGGGTCGTCGACCTGCACCCACCGCAGCTGCCGGACGAGGACGTGCTCGCGCAGGAGGACCGTACGGCGATGGCCGAGGCGCTCACCCGGTTGTCCGAGCGAGAGCGCGCCACCCTCCTGGCGCACGAGGTCTCCGGCCAGGACACCCACTCGCTCGCCGCCGAGCTGGGGTCCACCGCTGGTGCGGTGGCCGCGCAGCTCAACCGCACCCGGGCCCGTTTGCGTGTCGAGTACCTGCTCGCCGCGGACCGGGTCGAGCCGCCGACCGAACGGTGCCGCCCGGTGCTGCTCGCCCTCTCCAGCGGTGATCGTCGGCGGCAGCGCGAGGTGGACGCGGCCCGCCACCTCCTGGAGTGCGAGCTGTGCGCCCGGCTCAGCGAGCCGCTGATGGGTCGGGGGCGGAGCCGGGACGACGAGATCCGGGTCGCCGTCCGGGTGGATGCCGACGTGGTGGCGGCGCGGCAGGCAGCGCGCGAGCTGGCCGCCCGGCTCGGGTTCCCGGCCACCGACCTCACCGAGATCGCGACGGCGGTCTCCGAGATCGTGCGCAACATCGTGCGCTTCGCCGACGCCGGCGAGGTGCTGGTGGAACTGCTGGACTCCCCGCGCCGGGGGATAAGGATCACCGCGCGGGATTCCGGCCCCGGCATCCCCGACGTGCAGCAGGCGCTGCGCGACGGCTACAGCACCTACCGCGGGCTGGGTCTCGGGCTGCCCGGTGCCCGCCGGCTGATGGACGAGTTCGCCGTGGCCTCCGAGGCGGGGCGCGGCACGACGGTGACGATGACCAAGTGGCGGGAGGACGTATGA